One Pseudochaenichthys georgianus chromosome 4, fPseGeo1.2, whole genome shotgun sequence DNA window includes the following coding sequences:
- the ccdc181 gene encoding coiled-coil domain-containing protein 181, giving the protein MSGVVITKSQDEYEDDFEKDLDWLISEESRSEDQGPDFKDIEAEIDKELEEDEKQKRKKRKPRSLKEEKRGKTSEELKEDEERWPSPMDPLEYDSDRDSPNKSSTILPPPPEMEEQTEEEKKYIQEKIQKANRELQDQEAPSMTRRRRLHFKETLVDLVVSPQQFEKGDTGEVEGEQCTKDSKVEIEVSGKLSELKLSPRQERESGRAAESIEGGLKEGKVLVEKDGKFDLVSLKEVESMGLLPPIANNSMDFSFSRHTEQTVSSSKTSRSSSSPRAGSHPFHQGIYQLPAPRPPAQPRSRPSSASHSQRGTQWRNSKRRVQSATGTPCQATYSLSPQQKELLQRIEQRKNRLAREEEQRKQEEEEQKRQENELAFKAWLMKKREQFQEEKRIHRAQEMERNSAKRDSSDPEETFRLWLQRKQEQQQRERHLLELKRLEEDSGYLLRSREECERAFKLWLKRKRTEKQAEQQAARERSRRLVLEERRARRMRDLLCTVNETKSFRFTEQLDHRF; this is encoded by the exons ATGAGTGGGGTGGTTATCACAAAGTCTCAGGACGAATACGAGGACGACTTCGAGAAGGATCTGGACTGGCTGATCAGCGAGGAATCCCGGAGTGAGGACCAG GGTCCTGACTTTAAAGACATAGAAGCAGAGATTGACAAAGAACTGGAGGAGGATGAGAaacagaaaagaaagaaaagaaagccAAGAAGCCTCAAGGAGGAGAAGAGAGGCAAGACATCCGAAGAGTTGAAAGAAGATGAAGAGAGGTGGCCCTCACCTATGGATCCATTAGAGTATGATTCAGACAGAGACAGCCCAAATAAGTCCTCAACCATACTCCCACCTCCTCCAGAGATGGAAGAACAGACTGAAGAGGAGAAGAAGTACATCCAGGAGAAGATCCAGAAGGCGAATCGAGAGCTGCAGGACCAAGAGGCCCCGAGTATGACGAGACGCAGACGGctgcattttaaagagacgctGGTGGACCTGGTGGTGTCTCCACAGCAGTTTGAGAAAGGAGACACTGGTGAAGTGGAAGGGGAGCAGTGCACCAAGGATTCAAAGGTCGAGATCGAAGTGTCGGGGAAGCTTTCTGAGCTAAAACTTTCCCCTCGACAAGAGAGGGAATCTGGCAGAGCTGCGGAGAGCATTGAGGGAGGGTTAAAGGAAGGAAAAGTCCTGGTAGAAAAGGATGGTAAGTTTGACCTAGTCAGCCTGAAAGAGGTGGAGAGTATGGGACTGCTGCCTCCTATAGCAAACAACAGCATGGACTTCTCCTTCTCACGTCACACGGAGCAGACTGTGAGCTCCAGTAAGACCTCCaggtcctcctcctctcctcgtgCCGGCTCTCACCCTTTCCATCAAGGCATATATCAGCTCCCTGCCCCCCGACCCCCAGCCCAGCCCAGGAGCAGGCCCAGCTCAGCCAGCCACAGCCAGAGAGGCACCCAGTGGAGAAACAGCAAGCGGAGGGTGCAGTCTGCCACCGGGACCCCCTGCCAGGCCACATACAGCCTCTCACCACAGCAGAAAGAGCTGCTGCAGAGGATCGAGCAGAGGAAGAACAGGCTGGCCAGAGAG GAAGAGCAGAGGaaacaggaggaagaggagcagaagAGGCAAGAGAACGAGCTGGCGTTTAAGgcctggctgatgaagaagagagaGCAGTTTCAGGAGGAGAAGAGGATCCACCGAGcccaggagatggagaggaacaGCGCTAAG AGAGACTCCAGCGACCCAGAGGAGACCTTCAGGCTGTGGCTCcagaggaagcaggagcagcagcagagagagagacacctgCTGGAGCTGAAGAGGCTGGAGGAGGACAGCGGATACCTCCTGCGCAGCCGAGAGGAGTGTGAGCGTgccttcaaact GTGGCTGAAGCGTAAACGGACGGAGAAGCAAGCGGAGCAGCAGGCGGCTCGAGAGCGCTCCCGCAGGTTGGTGCTGGAGGAGCGGCGCGCACGACGGATGAGGGACCTGCTGTGCACCGTCAATGAAACCAAGTCATTCAGATTTACCGAACAGCTGGACCACCGCTTCTGA
- the tab3 gene encoding TGF-beta-activated kinase 1 and MAP3K7-binding protein 3: protein MAQGGSQLDYHILQDLKQRFPEIPEGVVSQCLLQNNNNLDLCCHLLAQESNRYLYGEFHHSPDEGLLNRNHMLHISPGYPGSDASNTNGGAAGVGRSLVHSTSDSHIEPQRPSYPEPLSAPATMAPSPGYNPFFMNDQSRSASTPTPPPTMQGMSPTYTPVPRYTMNPITVTIPQSIPNIPQALQIPPGHYCNNNNATLYIRPSPSQSPQPAPWSSSGAPVYQHQQSPYSTPTYSPYSSPQHQVQPQQQPQQQPQQQPQQQPQQQPQHQQYVFLPISSPTVPSMPFHHQQHSQQQQAVYRPYHTKTPLNNQIEITMEGPRPRSNSPVHTPHPQGAHYMATSPSPSSPSRGITMIGPSGQAAFHPGMYLQHQGPARPRPASSPQPGQSAYTFKIQVSPGVQPQRPLSSPPVAEAESLLNIVDQGEHNAAPAPILPISALPGNIVSQFQHMPRRSSSGSDDYAYTQALLLHQRARMERLMKELLMEKQKLENLKADVNNMEYDTLQRRFRKVNSTSLIPRPEEMTRLRSLNRKLQIDIDCSLKETDLLQSREKFDPKAMNNFYDHIQPGPIVPPKPGKKGEPGPKPVPVPGPQRDEDFEGAHWNCESCTFLNHPALNRCEQCEMPRYT, encoded by the exons ATGGCGCAGGGAGGCTCTCAGCTGGACTACCACATCCTGCAGGACCTCAAGCAGCGTTTCCCAGAAATCCCAGAGGGGGTAGTGTCACAGTGCCTGCTGCAG AACAACAATAACCTGGATCTTTGCTGCCACCTGCTGGCTCAGGAGAGTAACAGATACCTGTATGGAGAGTTCCATCACAGTCCAGATGAGGGCCTACTGAATCGAAATCACATGCTGCACATTAGCCCTGGATACCCGGGCTCAGATGCAAGCAACACAAATGGAGGGGCAGCAGGAGTAGGGCGCTCTCTTGTGCACAGCACCAGTGACAGTCACATCGAACCGCAGCGACCCAGCTACCCTGAGCCACTGTCAGCCCCCGCCACTATGGCCCCTTCCCCAGGATACAATCCCTTCTTCATGAACGATCAAAGCCGTTCGGCTAGCACTCCCACTCCTCCGCCCACAATGCAGGGCATGTCTCCCACATACACCCCTGTCCCACGCTACACTATGAACCCGATAACAGTCACAATTCCACAAAGTATACCCAATATCCCACAGGCCCTGCAGATCCCCCCTGGGCACTAttgtaacaacaacaatgccacCCTGTATATCCGACCCTCACCCTCCCAGAGCCCACAGCCGGCCCCCTGGTCCTCGTCGGGGGCGCCAGTGTATCAGCATCAGCAGTCTCCCTATAGTACTCCCACATACTCACCTTACAGCTCCCCTCAGCATCAAGTCCAGCCCCAACAACAGCCCCAACAACAGCCCCAACAACAGCCCCAACAACAGCCCCAACAacagccccagcaccagcaaTATGTCTTCCTCCCCATTAGCTCCCCAACTGTTCCCAGCATGCCCTTTCATCACCAGCAACATTCCCAGCAACAGCAAGCGGTATATAGGCCCTACCACACAAAAACCCCCCTCAATAACCAGATAGAGATTACCATGGAGGGGCCGCGACCTCGCAGCAACTCACCTGTGCACACCCCCCACCCCCAGGGAGCACATTACATGGCCACCAGCCCCTCGCCCAGCTCCCCTTCAAGGGGCATCACTATGATTGGACCTTCAGGCCAAGCAGCCTTCCATCCTGGGATGTACCTACAGCATCAAGGCCCTGCAAGACCCCGGCCTGCCTCCTCTCCTCAGCCAGGCCAGTCTGCATACACCTTCAAAATCCAAGTGTCCCCAGGGGTCCAGCCCCAGAGGCCGCTCAGCTCGCCTCCTGTTGCCGAAGCAGAGTCTCTTCTCAACATAGTAGACCAAGGGGAGCACAACGCTGCCCCTGCACCCATCCTGCCCATCTCCGCTCTGCCAGGCAACATAGTCAGTCAGTTTCAGCACATGCCCCGACGTTCAAGCTCAGGCTCCGATGACTATGCCTACACACAAG CTCTCCTCCTCCACCAACGTGCCAGGATGGAGCGTCTAATGAAGGAGCTGCTCATGGAGAAGCAGAAACTAGAAAACCTGAAGGCCGATGTCAACAACATGGAATATGACACGCTTCAAAGGCGCTTTCGAAAAGTCAACTCCACCAGTCTTATACCCAGA CCTGAAGAGATGACTCGGTTGCGGAGTCTGAACAGAAAACTTCAGATTGATATCGACTGTTCCCTGAAGGAGACGGATCTACTGCAGTCTAGAg AAAAGTTTGATCCAAAAGCAATGAACAACTTTTATGACCACATTCAGCCCGGTCCTATTGTGCCGCCCAAACCTGGAAAGAAAG GAGAGCCGGGCCCAAAGCCGGTGCCGGTGCCGGGGCCCCAGAGGGACGAGGACTTCGAAGGAGCCCATTGGAACTGTGAAAGCTGCACCTTTCTCAACCACCCCGCCCTCAACCGCTGTGAACAGTGCGAGATGCCGCGCTACACCTGA
- the prrg1 gene encoding transmembrane gamma-carboxyglutamic acid protein 1 produces the protein MGSVFLPADAAHSVLHRLRRANFLLEEMKQGNIQRECREEICTYEEAREAFENDEKTRRFWEEYVRESSPSGGLETVGGVHSLYLIVPLLLVVLIIVAVAITVWRCHSRKRSQRSPSQGHSHHDHVLSVVSMDHWGRDFHQGDHSELSVHSSPAYPGSEPTSGRGGTGDPPPSYEEAVGHTDVQIETEPPPQYEDIVNTSSGGRGK, from the exons ATGGGGAGTG TGTTCCTGCCGGCGGACGCGGCCCACTCGGTGCTGCACAGGCTGCGCAGGGCCAACTTCTTGCTAGAGGAGATGAAGCAGGGGAACATCCAGAGGGAGTGCCGCGAGGAGATCTGCACCTACGAGGAGGCTCGCGAGGCTTTTGAGAACGACGAGAAGACG AGACGCTTCTGGGAGGAATATGTGCGGGAGAGCAGTCCAAGCGGGGGGCTGGAGACGGTGGGGGGGGTCCACTCTCTCTACCTGATCGTGCCGTTGCTGCTGGTGGTGCTCATCATCGTCGCCGTGGCCATCACAGTGTGGCGCTGTCACTCTCGCAAGCGCTCGCAGCGCAGCCCCAGCCAGGGACACTCGCACCACGACCACGTCCTGTCAGTGGTCTCTATGGACCATTGGGGGAGGGACTTCCACCAGGGGGACCATTCAGAACTCAGTGTGCACAGCAGCCCCGCCTATCCAGGCTCAGAGCCCACATCAGGGAGAGGAGGCACCGGAGACCCGCCACCATCTTATGAGGAGGCTGTGGGCCACACAGACGTCCAGATAGAGACGGAGCCCCCGCCCCAGTACGAGGATATAGTCAACACTAGCTCTGGAGGCCGGGGGAAGTAA
- the cpox gene encoding oxygen-dependent coproporphyrinogen-III oxidase, mitochondrial — protein MATIVFCSVNKTARTTVRRCLSSYSKGLASSGESPLSCTHSSLTTLLPSTRWFSRGSSVRFMSHGTAGRAGAGRTRRGALLSGAAAVTAAAAVAGFLANANHFQRAEMATKVSPISEEKEPEGEILERCRGFMSPPVTDIGELQERKGEMRTRMEMLIMQTQADFCKALEVVDGGTFKVDRWQRNEGGGGISCVMQDGKVFEKAGVNVSVVFGYLTEEAAKQMRSRGKVLKGKDGKLPFCAMGVSSVIHPKNPHIPTVHFNYRYFEIEEEDGSKQWWFGGGTDLTPVYINKEDAFHFHNTLKEACDKHHSQYYPDFKKWCDRYFYIQHRGETRGIGGIFFDDLDSPSQEEAFSFVKSCARTVVHCYLPIVYKHLNDSFTEEEKDWQQVRRGRYVEFNLVYDRGVKFGLATPGSRIESILMSLPLSARWEYMHKPAKGTLEAEMLEALRNPKEWV, from the exons ATGGCTACCATTGTCTTCTGCTCTGTCAACAAAACGGCTCGGACCACCGTAAGACGATGTTTGAGTTCATATTCAAAAGGGCTTGCTAGTTCAGGAGAGTCGCCGTTATCCTGCACTCACAGCTCGCTTACGACGCTCCTTCCGAGTACAAGATGGTTTTCCAGGGGCTCCAGCGTACGGTTCATGTCCCATGGGACCGCAGGCAGGGCCGGGGCCGGGAGAACCAGGAGGGGAGCCCTGCTCAGTGGAGCCGCAGCCGTCACAGCAGCTGCGGCAGTAGCGGGGTTTTTAGCCAACGCTAACCACTTCCAGCGGGCTGAAATGGCAACGAAAGTATCCCCAATTTCTGAGGAGAAGGAACCCGAGGGGGAGATCTTGGAGAGGTGCAGGGGGTTCATGTCTCCTCCGGTGACCGACATCGGTGAGCTGCAGGAGAGGAAAGGGGAGATGAGGACCAGGATGGAGATGTTGATCATGCAGACGCAGGCCGACTTCTGCAAAGCCCTGGAGGTGGTGGACGGTGGGACGTTCAAGGTGGACCGGTGGCAGAGGAATGAAG GTGGTGGAGGAATCAGCTGTGTGATGCAGGATGGAAAGGTGTTTGAGAAGGCGGGGGTCAATGTGTCCGTGGTGTTTGGATACCTTACTGAAGAGGCTGCCAAGCAGATGAGGAGCAGAGGGAAAGTGCTCAAAGGGAAAGATG GTAAGCTGCCCTTTTGTGCCATGGGTGTGAGCTCTGTTATTCACCCCAAGAACCCCCACATCCCCACAGTGCACTTCAACTACAGATACTTTGAGATCGAGGAGGAAGATG gctcTAAGCAGTGGTGGTTTGGTGGAGGCACAGACCTGACTCCAGTttatattaataaagaagatgCGTTTCACTTCCACAACACCCTGAAGGAGGCCTGTGACAAACACCACTCTCAGTACTATCCTGACTTTAAGAAATG GTGTGACAGatacttctacatccaacacaGAGGAGAGACTCGAGGTATTGGAGGAATCTTCTTTGATGATCTGGACTCCCCGAGTCAGGAGGAGGCCTTCAGCTTCGTGAAGAGCTGTGCTCGCACCGTGGTGCACTGCTACCTGCCCATCGTGTACAAACACCTCAACGACTCCTTCACTGAGGAAGAGAAGGACTGGCAGCAGGTACGACGAGGAAG ATATGTGGAGTTTAACCTGGTGTACGACAGAGGAGTGAAGTTCGGCCTGGCCACGCCTGGCTCCAGAATCGAGAGCATTCTCATGTCTCTCCCCCTCAGTGCCAG GTGGGAGTACATGCACAAGCCTGCCAAAGGTACCCTGGAGGCCGAGATGCTGGAGGCGTTACGAAACCCCAAGGAGTGGGTGTGA
- the tmem47 gene encoding transmembrane protein 47: MSSSVSGTEEVRVSVLTPLKLVGLVCVFLALCLDVGAVLSPAWVTADDQYYLSMWVSCWKPVSSAEWSCNSTLATDWQIATLALLLGGAALTLISFLVALISLCSSSRSRCYKAVSIMLFSAVLLQLCSLVLFPIKFIETVSLRVYHEFNWGYGLAWGSTIFSFGGAILYCLNPKNYEDYY, translated from the exons ATGTCTTCATCCGTGAGCGGCACAGAAGAGGTCCGGGTGTCCGTGTTGACGCCCCTGAAGTTGGTGGGACTTGTGTGCGTCTTTCTTGCCCTGTGCCTGGATGTCGGGGCCGTGTTGAGCCCGGCGTGGGTCACTGCGGACGACCAGTACTACCTGTCCATGTGGGTGTCCTGCTGGAAGCCCGTCAGCTCCGCGGAGTGGTCCTGCAACAGCACGCTGGCCACCG ACTGGCAAATTGCCACGCTGGCCTTGCTGTTGGGGGGTGCGGCCCTCACCCTGATCTCCTTTCTGGTGGCGCTGATCTCCCTGTGCTCCAGCTCCAGGAGTCGCTGCTACAAGGCTGTGTCTATCATGCTGTTCTCTGCAG TGTTGCTCCAGCTGTGCAGCTTGGTCCTGTTCCCCATCAAGTTCATCGAGACGGTCAGTCTGAGGGTGTACCACGAGTTTAACTGGGGCTACGGCCTGGCCTGGGGATCCACCATCTTCTCTTTTGGAGGCGCCATCCTCTATTGCCTCAACCCCAAGAACTATGAAGACTACTACTAA